GGCATTTGGTCTCAGTACCAGTGGGGGGGAAACAACCCTCCTCCATTTCCAATGCCATTTGCCATGCCCAGTATGAATGGATGGACAGGTTTCGGAATCCCTTATCCGATGATGGGTAATCCATTCAGGTCAGAGAATTTTAACCAGGGTGATACTTCAAACTATCAAGGTCCTTATCGCAGTTATCAGAACAGGAACTCCAGATGGAATCAGAACCAAGCAAACCGAGATAGACAGTGGAACGGTTACAACAGTAACAAGTACAATAACAATTATAATAATagaaataacaacaacggTTATAATAGTAACAATTATAACAACTCCAACAATGGGTATAACAGCACTGGTTATGGAAATAACGATGGCAGGGGACAGTTAGCGATCGAACCACAATCAAACACGGAAGGCAGCGGCCAGTCCAGGATGTCCAGGAATTCCAACAATTCGGGACAGTCCAGGCAGTCGTATAACTCAAACAATTCTAAGAGGTCATTTAATTCAACTGGCACTGCCTCGGTCAGTGCCCAGTTACATAACATTCAGGAGGATGACGGAAATTTTCCACAGTCAGCCTCGAACAATCCACAGGATATTTAGGACCTAGGAAAAGGCATTCAACGTTGCCCTATTTGGTAGTAAAGATTACTCCAGAAACatcaataaaattgttaatcGATACAGGATCTACCTTTTCTTTTATTCGACCAGAATTAGTGCACCCACAGTACGTGAGGAAACTAAAAGACCCAATAGCCATTAAAACCATCACGCAGTCGCATGAGGTTGAAAGGGAGGCATTTTTACCAATGTTCGCGGAGTTAGGCGGAGTTGGTAAAAAAAGAATGTTCCTTTTTAAATTTCATCAATTCTTTGAGGGGTTGATCGGGATAGATATGATACAGCAGTTGAAGGCGGTTATCGATATGCAGAACGGGT
This portion of the Drosophila santomea strain STO CAGO 1482 unplaced genomic scaffold, Prin_Dsan_1.1 Segkk69_quiver_pilon_scaf, whole genome shotgun sequence genome encodes:
- the LOC120457648 gene encoding ABC transporter H family member 2-like, producing the protein MVRSPESGDKVKKETQKQEQEKEEPQVLEAHRETGIWSQYQWGGNNPPPFPMPFAMPSMNGWTGFGIPYPMMGNPFRSENFNQGDTSNYQGPYRSYQNRNSRWNQNQANRDRQWNGYNSNKYNNNYNNRNNNNGYNSNNYNNSNNGYNSTGYGNNDGRGQLAIEPQSNTEGSGQSRMSRNSNNSGQSRQSYNSNNSKRSFNSTGTASVSAQLHNIQEDDGNFPQSASNNPQDI